Proteins encoded in a region of the Scatophagus argus isolate fScaArg1 chromosome 1, fScaArg1.pri, whole genome shotgun sequence genome:
- the LOC124059370 gene encoding fibrous sheath CABYR-binding protein-like isoform X3: MAKQKLPKTAEKKPVQEQKPVEAAQETPPEPGTEITSKEEQVSEASGEPPAAAPAEAAPSGEEGSQAENEIPPAETGPPAEETPVEPVPAAEPEPESQPTILR, encoded by the exons atggcaaaacaaaaacttccAAAGACAGCTGAGAAGAAGCCAGTGCAAGAACAGAAACCTGTGGAAGCAGCACAAGAGACACCACCAGAGCCTGGAACAGAGATAACTTCTAAAGAAGAACAGGTTTCAGAAGCCAGTGGTGAACCACCAGCAGCCGCCCCTGCAGAGGCAGCTCCCAGCGGGGAGGAGGGATCTCAAGCTGAGAATGAGATACCACCAGCAGAAACTGGCCCTCCGGCGGAGGAGACCCCTGTGGAGCCCGTTCCTGCAGCTGAACCAGAGCCAGAGTCCCAGCCT ACTATCTTGAGATAA
- the LOC124059370 gene encoding submandibular gland secretory Glx-rich protein CA-like isoform X1: MAKQKLPKTAEKKPVQEQKPVEAAQETPPEPGTEITSKEEQVSEASGEPPAAAPAEAAPSGEEGSQAENEIPPAETGPPAEETPVEPVPAAEPEPESQPVGNYLEIILSQ; the protein is encoded by the exons atggcaaaacaaaaacttccAAAGACAGCTGAGAAGAAGCCAGTGCAAGAACAGAAACCTGTGGAAGCAGCACAAGAGACACCACCAGAGCCTGGAACAGAGATAACTTCTAAAGAAGAACAGGTTTCAGAAGCCAGTGGTGAACCACCAGCAGCCGCCCCTGCAGAGGCAGCTCCCAGCGGGGAGGAGGGATCTCAAGCTGAGAATGAGATACCACCAGCAGAAACTGGCCCTCCGGCGGAGGAGACCCCTGTGGAGCCCGTTCCTGCAGCTGAACCAGAGCCAGAGTCCCAGCCTGTTGGTA ACTATCTTGAGATAATTTTAAGCCAATAA
- the LOC124059370 gene encoding submandibular gland secretory Glx-rich protein CA-like isoform X2, whose protein sequence is MAKQKLPKTAEKKPVQEQKPVEAAQETPPEPGTEITSKEEQVSEASGEPPAAAPAEAAPSGEEGSQAENEIPPAETGPPAEETPVEPVPAAEPEPESQPVDYLEIILSQ, encoded by the exons atggcaaaacaaaaacttccAAAGACAGCTGAGAAGAAGCCAGTGCAAGAACAGAAACCTGTGGAAGCAGCACAAGAGACACCACCAGAGCCTGGAACAGAGATAACTTCTAAAGAAGAACAGGTTTCAGAAGCCAGTGGTGAACCACCAGCAGCCGCCCCTGCAGAGGCAGCTCCCAGCGGGGAGGAGGGATCTCAAGCTGAGAATGAGATACCACCAGCAGAAACTGGCCCTCCGGCGGAGGAGACCCCTGTGGAGCCCGTTCCTGCAGCTGAACCAGAGCCAGAGTCCCAGCCTGTTG ACTATCTTGAGATAATTTTAAGCCAATAA